From Halostella salina, one genomic window encodes:
- a CDS encoding PAS domain S-box protein: MSTNTPIHVLHVDDDRGFTDMVAKFLEREDEQLTVHTATTAAEGLERLDRRDIDCVVSDYDMPDRNGIELLNEVRDSHPDLPFILFTGKGSEEIASDAISAGVTDYLQKEGGTGQYTLLAHRIPNAVAQYQSQREIEASQERLSLFFDQSPLGAIEWTDELEVSRINGTAESILGYDEDELVGSSWERLVPESGHDDIATVFTDLLGDATAYDTEQETLTGDGERIICEWHHRVVRNELGDVVTMFSKFQDVTERVQRQEKLARERAFTEQALDTLDDLFYVIDADGTLSRWNQRLAEITGYTDTELAGLDALELFPEDERSRVAEAIDRTMNTGSAMVEADLLTASGGRVPHELVGKRLTDPHGDFLGLVGVGRDLSDRKERQAELEFIRDLLARTERIADVGGWEIDTATEEVYWTDHLFDMLGAEYDEEPPLEEALDFYVEEDRQRVAAAVEAALDAEESFDVEARYRRSDSGDRWFRIQGEPVVEDGEVVTIRGAVQDISDRRQRERVLREMHDIISNRDRSFEEQVRALLELGRTELDTQFGTLSRIRDDEYIFEIVAADDDSVRAGDVVPVSATNCEIVASTEETLVLGDIERDAPEETHRAGFSEWGVSCYIGAPVYADDGVYGTFCFYGTEPRNGQFSEWEETLVDLMSRWVSYELQRQQANERLSEQNEQLEQFASVVSHDLRNPLNVAEGNLKLAREECDSDHLAEVERAHARMRVLIEDILTLARDEDTVGEIEAIDLGALVESCWQTVETAEATLRTETDARVRADRSRLKQLLENLVRNAVEHGGDEVTITVGDLADGFYVADDGPGIPEDEREEVFDLGYSTTTDGTGFGLSIAKQVADAHGWAIDLATSADGGARIEVTGVAVAEGS; encoded by the coding sequence ATGTCCACGAACACCCCAATTCACGTGCTCCACGTCGACGACGACCGCGGTTTCACGGACATGGTCGCGAAGTTCCTCGAACGCGAGGACGAACAGCTCACCGTCCACACGGCGACGACCGCGGCGGAGGGGCTGGAACGGCTGGACCGGCGCGACATCGACTGCGTCGTCTCGGATTACGACATGCCGGACCGGAACGGCATCGAGTTGCTCAACGAGGTCCGCGACTCCCATCCCGACCTGCCGTTTATCCTCTTCACCGGGAAGGGGAGCGAGGAGATCGCGAGCGATGCGATCTCCGCCGGCGTCACCGACTATCTCCAGAAGGAGGGCGGAACCGGCCAGTACACACTGCTGGCACACCGGATACCGAACGCGGTCGCACAGTACCAGTCACAGCGGGAGATCGAGGCCAGTCAGGAGCGGCTCTCGCTGTTTTTCGACCAGTCGCCGCTCGGGGCGATCGAGTGGACCGACGAGTTGGAAGTGTCCCGGATCAACGGGACGGCGGAGTCGATCCTCGGCTACGACGAGGACGAACTCGTCGGGAGTTCGTGGGAACGGCTCGTTCCGGAGTCCGGGCACGACGACATCGCGACGGTGTTTACCGACCTGCTCGGGGACGCGACCGCCTACGACACCGAACAGGAGACCCTGACCGGGGACGGCGAGCGCATCATCTGCGAGTGGCACCACCGCGTCGTCAGAAACGAACTCGGGGACGTGGTGACGATGTTCTCCAAGTTCCAGGACGTCACCGAACGCGTCCAGCGCCAGGAGAAGCTCGCACGGGAGCGGGCCTTCACCGAACAGGCGCTCGATACGCTCGACGACCTGTTCTACGTTATCGACGCCGACGGGACGCTCAGCCGATGGAACCAGCGCCTGGCCGAGATCACCGGCTACACCGACACGGAGCTGGCCGGGCTGGACGCGCTCGAACTCTTCCCGGAGGACGAACGGTCCCGCGTCGCCGAGGCGATCGACCGAACGATGAACACCGGGAGCGCCATGGTCGAGGCGGACCTGCTGACGGCGTCCGGCGGCCGGGTCCCACACGAACTCGTCGGAAAGCGACTGACCGACCCCCACGGCGATTTCCTCGGCCTCGTCGGCGTCGGCCGGGACCTGTCCGATCGGAAGGAACGGCAGGCGGAACTGGAGTTCATCCGGGACCTGCTGGCCAGGACCGAGCGCATCGCCGACGTGGGAGGCTGGGAGATCGACACGGCCACCGAGGAGGTGTACTGGACCGACCACCTCTTCGACATGCTCGGGGCCGAGTACGACGAGGAGCCGCCGCTCGAGGAGGCTCTCGACTTCTACGTCGAGGAGGACCGGCAACGCGTCGCCGCGGCGGTCGAGGCGGCGCTGGACGCGGAGGAGTCGTTCGACGTGGAAGCACGATACCGACGGTCTGACAGCGGGGACCGCTGGTTCCGGATCCAGGGAGAGCCGGTCGTCGAGGACGGGGAAGTCGTGACGATCCGCGGGGCGGTTCAGGATATCTCCGACCGCCGACAGCGCGAGCGCGTGCTCCGCGAGATGCACGACATCATCTCGAACCGCGACCGGTCGTTCGAGGAGCAGGTCCGGGCGCTGCTCGAACTCGGACGGACGGAACTCGACACGCAGTTCGGCACGCTCTCGCGGATCCGGGACGACGAGTACATCTTCGAGATCGTTGCTGCCGACGACGACAGCGTCCGGGCCGGGGACGTGGTCCCCGTGTCGGCGACGAACTGTGAGATCGTCGCCAGCACCGAGGAGACGCTCGTGCTGGGTGACATCGAGCGCGACGCGCCGGAGGAAACCCACCGGGCCGGCTTCAGCGAGTGGGGCGTGTCGTGTTACATCGGTGCCCCCGTGTACGCTGACGACGGCGTCTACGGAACGTTCTGCTTCTACGGGACGGAGCCGCGCAACGGGCAGTTCTCCGAGTGGGAGGAGACGCTCGTCGACCTGATGAGCCGCTGGGTGAGCTACGAACTCCAGCGCCAGCAGGCGAACGAACGCCTCAGCGAGCAGAACGAGCAGCTAGAACAGTTCGCCTCGGTCGTCAGCCACGACCTGCGGAACCCGCTGAACGTGGCGGAGGGGAACCTGAAACTCGCACGGGAAGAGTGTGACAGCGACCATCTCGCGGAGGTCGAGCGCGCCCACGCCCGGATGCGCGTCCTGATCGAGGACATCCTCACGCTGGCACGTGACGAGGACACGGTGGGGGAGATAGAGGCGATCGACCTCGGTGCGCTCGTGGAAAGCTGCTGGCAAACCGTCGAGACGGCCGAGGCGACCCTCCGGACGGAGACCGACGCCCGGGTCCGCGCCGACCGCAGCCGCCTCAAACAGCTCCTCGAAAACCTCGTCCGAAACGCGGTCGAACACGGCGGCGACGAGGTCACGATCACGGTCGGCGACCTGGCCGACGGTTTCTACGTCGCCGACGACGGCCCCGGGATCCCCGAGGACGAGCGCGAGGAGGTGTTCGACCTCGGCTACTCGACGACGACCGACGGCACCGGCTTCGGCCTCAGCATCGCAAAGCAAGTCGCCGACGCACACGGCTGGGCGATCGACCTGGCGACGAGCGCGGACGGCGGCGCACGGATCGAGGTCACGGGCGTTGCGGTCGCCGAAGGGAGTTGA
- a CDS encoding AAA family ATPase gives MADSGATVERSATGVPTLVVVCGPPGVGKTTVSEGIVERLDGELLRTDVVRNDVAPDPEYTPEERRRVYDELFDRGRNLVERGENVVLDGTFQYSDQRDRARALAAELGATFRSVKVECAEPVVRDRIRARENDESDADVEVHELIREQFDPLDGDHVTVDNSETLVHTQRQIDRHF, from the coding sequence ATGGCTGATTCCGGGGCGACAGTCGAGCGGAGCGCGACGGGAGTGCCGACGCTGGTGGTCGTCTGCGGGCCGCCGGGCGTGGGCAAGACGACCGTGTCGGAGGGTATCGTGGAGCGCCTCGACGGCGAACTGCTGCGGACCGACGTGGTGCGAAACGACGTGGCTCCGGACCCCGAGTACACGCCCGAGGAGCGCAGGCGCGTGTACGACGAACTGTTCGACCGCGGCCGGAACCTCGTCGAGCGCGGCGAGAACGTCGTGCTCGACGGCACGTTCCAGTACAGCGACCAGCGGGACAGGGCGCGGGCGCTGGCGGCGGAGCTCGGCGCGACGTTTCGCTCGGTGAAGGTCGAATGTGCGGAGCCGGTGGTTCGCGACCGGATCCGTGCACGGGAGAACGACGAGAGCGACGCCGACGTCGAGGTTCACGAACTGATCCGCGAGCAGTTCGACCCGCTCGACGGCGACCACGTGACCGTCGACAACTCCGAGACGCTGGTCCACACGCAGCGGCAGATCGACCGCCACTTCTGA
- a CDS encoding NUDIX hydrolase, with protein MVDEDLRWETLDSRVAYECPGFEIVRQDARLPDGTVTDFDYLSEGESVVVLPFTSDGEVVVVEEWRQAVDRINTALPAGGLEPGDDDRAAAARRELTEETGYEADAVEPLTSVEPANGFSDAVFHYYVARGCTSTGEQSLDDDETIRVDTAAFDDLREAVRTGDLRDGRSALGVMYYALFE; from the coding sequence ATGGTCGACGAGGACCTGCGGTGGGAGACGCTCGACAGCCGCGTCGCGTACGAGTGTCCGGGGTTCGAGATCGTGCGACAGGACGCGCGGCTGCCGGACGGCACCGTCACCGACTTCGACTACCTCTCGGAGGGCGAGAGCGTCGTCGTCCTCCCATTCACGTCCGACGGCGAGGTGGTGGTCGTCGAGGAGTGGCGGCAGGCCGTCGACCGGATCAACACCGCGCTCCCCGCCGGGGGCCTTGAACCGGGCGACGACGACCGCGCCGCCGCGGCACGCCGCGAACTGACCGAGGAGACGGGGTACGAGGCCGACGCCGTCGAACCGCTCACGAGCGTCGAGCCGGCCAACGGGTTCTCGGACGCGGTCTTCCACTACTACGTCGCCCGGGGGTGTACGTCGACCGGCGAGCAGTCGCTGGACGACGACGAGACGATCCGGGTCGACACCGCCGCGTTCGACGACCTCCGCGAGGCGGTCCGGACGGGCGACCTTCGGGACGGTCGGAGTGCGCTCGGCGTCATGTACTACGCGCTGTTCGAGTGA
- a CDS encoding helix-turn-helix domain-containing protein, producing the protein MIRAEFRIELPAGTWVSEVSQSFPDATFRLLTGLRADDTAVELGEVGTDSPAAVSAAIRDHPATVSYEELDAADGTVLARYKTTDTALYEFAQAPSLAPEYPVVVRNGWFEFDVTGTREEFDQLRAGLDGSGLRFELLSLVEDDRGDDAGTLVTDRQREVLDAALRAGYFEVPRECTLADVAASLDVDTSTASGVLRRGQARIVKSFLTGADGGT; encoded by the coding sequence ATGATCAGGGCGGAGTTCCGGATCGAACTCCCCGCGGGGACCTGGGTGTCCGAAGTGTCGCAGTCGTTCCCCGACGCGACGTTCCGACTGCTCACCGGCCTGCGCGCGGACGACACGGCGGTCGAACTCGGCGAGGTCGGCACCGATAGCCCCGCGGCGGTCAGCGCCGCGATCCGGGACCACCCGGCGACCGTCTCGTACGAGGAGCTCGACGCCGCAGACGGGACGGTGCTGGCGCGGTACAAGACCACGGACACCGCACTCTACGAGTTCGCCCAGGCCCCGTCGCTGGCCCCGGAGTACCCGGTCGTCGTCCGGAACGGCTGGTTCGAGTTCGACGTGACGGGCACGCGCGAGGAGTTCGACCAGCTCCGGGCCGGCCTCGACGGCTCCGGCTTGCGGTTCGAACTGCTCTCGCTCGTCGAGGACGACCGCGGGGACGACGCCGGGACGCTGGTGACGGACCGACAGCGCGAAGTGCTCGACGCCGCGCTCCGCGCGGGGTACTTCGAGGTGCCGCGGGAGTGTACGCTCGCCGACGTGGCGGCGTCGCTGGACGTGGACACGTCGACCGCGAGCGGCGTGCTCCGGCGCGGGCAGGCCCGGATCGTCAAGTCGTTTCTGACGGGTGCGGACGGGGGTACCTGA
- the tgtA gene encoding tRNA guanosine(15) transglycosylase TgtA, which produces MRDNFELRDADVAGRIGELTVPRAGVTVETPALLPVINPNLETIAPSRLADEFGAEMLITNSYIIHGNDELRERALEEGLHDMLDFDGAIMTDSGSFQLSVYGEIDVTTEEILTFQREIGSDVGTPVDIPTPPDAARETAESDLATTEERIAEAETVDTDEMLVSAPVQGSTYTDLREEAARTADASSLDVFPVGAVVPLMNDYRYADMVDVVAACKRGLSPDAPVHLFGAGHPMMFALATALGCDLFDSAAYAIYARDDRYLTVRNTRHLEDLEYFPCSCPVCATNTPDEIRALDHEEREEQLAAHNLHVSFAEIRRIKQAIRAGNLLELVETRARGHPAMLDGYRALLDHADQLERSDPVSKGTFFHLSAESARRPEVLRYRDRLDRLDAPAELLLTEGAEIEGYDASWSLAPPFGPVPPALSQTYPLTAETPDRLDDAARAAAADAVARLAEHNPGTDLTVAHYGWPDHVLRRLPEGIDRIDLSARR; this is translated from the coding sequence ATGCGCGACAACTTCGAACTCCGCGACGCCGACGTCGCGGGCCGCATCGGGGAGCTGACGGTGCCCCGGGCGGGGGTGACCGTCGAGACGCCCGCCCTCCTGCCGGTCATCAACCCCAATCTGGAGACGATCGCCCCCTCGCGGCTCGCCGACGAGTTCGGCGCGGAGATGCTGATCACCAACTCCTACATCATCCACGGGAACGACGAACTCCGGGAGCGCGCGCTGGAGGAAGGCCTCCACGACATGCTCGACTTCGACGGCGCGATCATGACCGACTCGGGGTCGTTCCAGCTCTCCGTGTACGGCGAGATCGACGTGACGACCGAGGAGATCCTGACGTTCCAGCGCGAAATCGGCTCGGACGTGGGAACGCCGGTCGACATCCCGACGCCGCCCGACGCCGCCCGCGAGACCGCCGAGAGCGACCTCGCCACGACCGAGGAGCGCATCGCCGAGGCCGAGACGGTCGACACGGATGAGATGCTCGTCTCCGCGCCGGTCCAGGGGTCGACGTACACCGACCTCCGGGAGGAAGCGGCCCGGACCGCCGACGCCTCGTCGCTGGACGTGTTCCCGGTCGGCGCGGTCGTGCCGCTGATGAACGACTACCGCTACGCCGACATGGTCGACGTGGTCGCGGCCTGTAAGCGCGGCCTCTCGCCGGACGCGCCGGTCCACCTGTTCGGCGCGGGCCACCCCATGATGTTCGCGCTGGCGACCGCGCTCGGCTGCGACCTGTTCGACTCGGCCGCGTACGCCATCTACGCCCGCGACGACCGCTACCTGACGGTGCGGAACACCCGGCATCTGGAGGATCTGGAGTACTTCCCCTGCTCCTGTCCGGTCTGTGCAACTAACACGCCCGACGAGATCCGTGCGCTGGACCACGAGGAACGCGAGGAACAGCTCGCCGCGCACAACCTCCACGTCTCCTTCGCGGAGATCCGCCGGATCAAGCAGGCGATCCGCGCGGGGAACCTGCTCGAACTCGTCGAGACCCGCGCCCGCGGCCACCCGGCGATGCTCGACGGCTACCGGGCGCTGCTCGACCACGCGGACCAGCTCGAACGGTCGGACCCCGTCTCGAAGGGCACCTTCTTCCACCTCTCGGCCGAGAGCGCGCGCCGCCCCGAAGTCCTCCGGTACCGCGACCGCCTCGACCGGCTCGACGCGCCGGCCGAACTCCTGCTCACCGAGGGGGCCGAGATCGAGGGGTACGACGCGTCGTGGAGCCTCGCCCCGCCGTTCGGCCCGGTGCCGCCGGCGCTGTCGCAGACGTACCCGCTGACGGCTGAGACGCCGGACCGGCTCGACGACGCCGCCCGCGCCGCCGCGGCCGACGCCGTCGCCCGCCTCGCGGAGCACAACCCCGGTACCGACCTCACGGTCGCCCACTACGGCTGGCCGGACCACGTCCTCCGGCGGCTCCCTGAGGGTATCGACCGGATCGACCTGTCGGCGCGGCGCTGA
- a CDS encoding ABC transporter ATP-binding protein, giving the protein MDQLDTDRDGRRALLALMGRYGDGYRVHIAAGVLLTVLTVAVGQVLPYVLGVAIDALFTDARPYEIAFLPGAWIPATETGQFWFTLGFIVVMSFGSLVFGTTADYLWGYFAQHLQHEVRVDAYEAAQERDLSFYDDTQTGEVMSVLNNDVNKLENFFTQIVSMGIRVIVMTLGIAAFMLWIHAQLAVVALVILPVLFAATRLFERRVSPKYEEKRSRVGKLNGRLENNVGGIQTIKSYGTEDEEVDRVQDSSAGYRDIAWSAFLERVGLIGSISGLTSVGYALTFLVGGYWVLFGPPLFFTWELSVGTLVTFLLYSNRFQFPMYQFAGVLDGYQKARAAAARVMTLLEGEAAVQDAPDADELTVDEGRVTYDGVTFSYEDAEDNALSDVTFEAEPGSFVGLVGPTGAGKSTTMKLLPRLYDVDDGAVRVDGQDVRDVTLRSLRERVGYVSQEPYLFTGTVAENVAYGTEADHEDVVAAAKSAGAHEFVTELDDGYDTEVGERGVKLSGGQRQRIALARALLKDPEILVLDEATSHVDNETEAVIQERLDDLTAERTTFAIAHRLSTVRDADTILVFDDGEIVERGGHEELLAADGLYANLWRVQVGDVEELPDSFLDRAHERMRAET; this is encoded by the coding sequence ATGGACCAACTCGACACGGACAGGGACGGCCGTCGCGCCCTCCTCGCCCTGATGGGGCGGTACGGCGACGGCTACCGCGTCCACATCGCGGCCGGGGTGCTGTTGACCGTGCTGACAGTCGCGGTCGGGCAGGTGCTGCCGTACGTCCTCGGCGTCGCCATCGACGCGCTGTTCACCGACGCACGGCCCTACGAGATCGCCTTCCTGCCGGGCGCGTGGATCCCGGCGACCGAGACGGGCCAGTTCTGGTTCACGCTCGGGTTCATCGTCGTCATGTCGTTCGGCTCGCTCGTGTTCGGCACGACCGCGGACTACCTCTGGGGCTACTTCGCCCAGCACCTCCAGCACGAGGTGCGGGTCGACGCCTACGAGGCCGCACAGGAGCGTGACCTGTCGTTCTACGACGATACACAGACCGGCGAGGTGATGAGCGTGCTCAACAACGACGTGAACAAGCTGGAGAACTTCTTCACCCAGATCGTCTCGATGGGGATCCGGGTGATCGTGATGACCCTCGGGATCGCGGCGTTCATGCTGTGGATCCACGCCCAGCTGGCGGTCGTCGCGCTCGTCATTCTGCCCGTCCTCTTCGCCGCGACGCGACTGTTCGAGCGCCGCGTCTCCCCGAAGTACGAGGAGAAGCGCTCCCGGGTCGGCAAGCTGAACGGGCGGCTGGAGAACAACGTGGGCGGCATCCAGACGATCAAGTCCTACGGCACCGAGGACGAGGAGGTCGACCGCGTGCAGGACTCCTCGGCGGGGTACCGCGACATCGCGTGGTCGGCCTTCCTCGAACGCGTCGGCCTCATCGGCTCCATCTCCGGGCTGACCTCCGTCGGCTACGCGCTGACCTTCCTCGTCGGGGGCTACTGGGTGCTGTTCGGCCCGCCCCTGTTTTTCACCTGGGAGCTGTCCGTCGGGACGCTGGTCACCTTCCTGCTGTACAGCAACCGGTTCCAGTTCCCGATGTACCAGTTCGCGGGCGTGCTGGACGGCTACCAGAAGGCCCGGGCCGCGGCGGCCCGCGTGATGACGCTGCTGGAGGGCGAGGCGGCCGTGCAGGACGCTCCCGACGCCGACGAACTGACCGTCGACGAGGGACGGGTGACGTACGACGGCGTCACCTTCAGCTACGAGGACGCCGAGGACAACGCGCTCTCGGACGTGACGTTCGAGGCCGAACCGGGGTCGTTCGTCGGCCTCGTCGGCCCGACTGGTGCGGGGAAGTCGACGACGATGAAGCTGCTGCCGCGCCTGTACGACGTGGACGACGGCGCGGTCCGCGTCGACGGGCAGGACGTGCGCGACGTGACGCTCCGGAGCCTCCGCGAGCGCGTCGGCTACGTCTCCCAGGAGCCGTACCTCTTCACCGGCACCGTCGCGGAGAACGTCGCCTACGGGACCGAGGCCGACCACGAGGACGTGGTGGCGGCCGCGAAAAGCGCCGGCGCACACGAGTTCGTCACGGAACTCGACGACGGTTACGACACGGAGGTCGGCGAGCGCGGCGTCAAGCTCTCCGGCGGCCAGCGACAGCGGATCGCGCTGGCCCGGGCGCTCCTGAAAGACCCCGAGATACTCGTGCTCGACGAGGCGACCAGCCACGTCGACAACGAGACGGAGGCCGTCATCCAGGAGCGGCTGGACGACCTCACCGCCGAGCGGACGACGTTCGCCATCGCGCACCGCCTCTCGACGGTCAGGGACGCCGACACCATCCTCGTGTTCGACGACGGGGAGATCGTCGAGCGCGGCGGCCACGAGGAACTGCTGGCGGCCGACGGCCTCTACGCGAACCTCTGGCGCGTGCAGGTCGGCGACGTGGAGGAGCTGCCCGACTCGTTCCTCGACCGCGCCCACGAGCGGATGCGGGCCGAGACGTAA
- the arcS gene encoding archaeosine synthase subunit alpha, giving the protein MTDYFEIHERDGPARLAELRLDEPVRTPALVSEAEQDGGDLAPGAAVNRVLSDAGNLWPEERELPEGDESRLTVLPHRAFPSGTADEVQDSFAVDHPEVDYPNAVVVSPDTATDHGADAYVVSGAQGFVGHGAAFREAIVDLREGIPADAALYLPGVATPGNAAVLAYAGVDLVDPHRAVVKGTQGKYLTTDGEAFLEDLDELPCACPACRTPVDEFDREDCAAHNVNALAAELARVRERIRAGRLRDYVEGQARHEQWLTAAFREFDQQWSYVEERTPVFRNAEIAATTEDTLRRVEIQRFADRVTTRYRNRFDNPLVLVPCSARKPYSESQSHGQFQDAIQFRAHTVSMTSPIGVVPQELELTYPAQQYDAAVTGRWSADETEFVASVLRRYLQRNEYPRVIAHVPDEGYREVCERVESDLGVEFEYTVEDHPTTTESLGNLSATLSGELKFSKREREHNTVRAIADYQFGPGAGDALFDEVSTQSRYPKLRVHDADGEQLAAMVPQYGLLAFTLAGARRWVESDAPTKRVAIDGFVPHGSALAPGVVEADADVRVGDEVVIEGPKAFAVGRAEMSGPEMRESTRGVACSVRHVEEK; this is encoded by the coding sequence ATGACCGACTACTTCGAGATCCACGAGCGCGACGGGCCCGCCCGGCTCGCCGAGCTCCGGCTGGACGAGCCGGTGCGGACGCCGGCGCTCGTGAGCGAAGCGGAGCAGGACGGGGGTGACCTCGCGCCCGGGGCCGCCGTCAACCGCGTCCTCTCGGACGCCGGGAACCTCTGGCCCGAGGAGCGCGAACTGCCCGAGGGCGACGAGTCGCGGCTGACCGTACTCCCACACCGGGCGTTCCCGTCGGGCACCGCCGACGAGGTGCAGGACTCCTTCGCCGTCGACCACCCCGAAGTCGACTACCCGAACGCAGTCGTCGTCTCGCCGGACACCGCCACGGACCACGGCGCGGACGCCTACGTCGTCTCCGGCGCGCAGGGCTTCGTCGGCCACGGCGCGGCGTTCCGCGAGGCCATCGTGGACCTCCGCGAGGGGATCCCCGCCGACGCCGCGCTGTACCTGCCCGGCGTGGCGACGCCGGGCAACGCCGCCGTCCTCGCCTACGCCGGCGTCGACCTCGTCGACCCGCACCGCGCCGTCGTGAAGGGAACGCAGGGCAAGTACCTCACCACGGACGGCGAAGCGTTCCTCGAAGACCTCGACGAACTCCCCTGCGCCTGCCCGGCCTGTCGGACGCCGGTCGACGAGTTCGACCGCGAGGACTGCGCCGCGCACAACGTGAACGCGCTGGCGGCCGAACTCGCCCGCGTCCGCGAGCGGATCCGGGCGGGCCGCCTCCGCGACTACGTGGAGGGGCAGGCTCGCCACGAGCAGTGGCTCACCGCCGCGTTCCGCGAGTTCGACCAGCAGTGGAGCTACGTCGAGGAGCGCACGCCCGTGTTCCGGAACGCGGAGATCGCAGCGACGACCGAGGACACGCTCCGCCGCGTCGAGATCCAGCGCTTCGCCGACCGCGTGACGACGCGGTACCGCAACCGCTTCGACAACCCCCTCGTCCTCGTCCCCTGCTCGGCGCGCAAGCCCTACAGCGAGTCCCAGAGCCACGGCCAGTTCCAGGACGCGATCCAGTTCCGCGCCCACACCGTCTCGATGACCTCGCCCATCGGCGTCGTCCCGCAGGAACTCGAACTCACGTACCCGGCCCAGCAGTACGACGCCGCCGTCACCGGTCGCTGGTCGGCCGACGAGACGGAGTTCGTCGCGTCGGTGCTGCGACGGTACCTGCAGCGCAACGAGTACCCGCGGGTGATCGCCCACGTCCCCGACGAGGGGTACCGCGAGGTGTGCGAGCGCGTCGAGAGCGACCTCGGGGTCGAGTTCGAGTACACCGTCGAGGACCACCCGACGACGACCGAGTCGCTGGGCAACCTCTCGGCGACGCTGTCCGGCGAACTGAAGTTCTCGAAGCGGGAGCGCGAGCACAACACCGTCCGGGCCATCGCGGACTACCAGTTCGGGCCGGGCGCGGGCGACGCCCTGTTCGACGAGGTGTCGACGCAGAGCCGCTACCCGAAGCTCCGGGTCCACGACGCTGACGGCGAGCAACTGGCCGCGATGGTCCCCCAGTACGGCCTGCTTGCGTTCACGCTTGCCGGCGCGCGCCGGTGGGTCGAGAGCGATGCGCCGACGAAGCGCGTTGCGATCGACGGGTTCGTCCCGCACGGGAGCGCCCTCGCCCCCGGCGTCGTCGAGGCGGACGCCGACGTGCGCGTCGGCGACGAGGTCGTTATCGAAGGGCCGAAGGCCTTCGCCGTCGGCCGCGCCGAGATGAGCGGCCCGGAGATGCGCGAGAGCACCCGTGGCGTCGCCTGCTCGGTCCGCCACGTCGAAGAAAAGTAA